TTGGCAAAGTCACAAGAATAAGAGTTTCCAGAAGTAAAAAGGTAAGACGTTTTTGTAGTATACAATCAGTTGGGTTAGAGCACTGTATTTATCACACAATCAGTTCATAAAtgatattaaaagtattaatgaaGTGACTGAATACAAATCCGAAAGGAATTCTGATGGAATTTCTATAATTGTTTGACACTAATTTGAGAGTTCTAATAGGAACTCCATAAAGAGAAACATAAGATTCTCTTGGATTAAGTTAACTCAATAAGGCCCTATTTGAttttaagaatattcttaaaGAAAACATGTTTGATTCCACTGGGATGGCttccaaatattttcaaatagaaatgactttttaatttgGGATGTTTGCTTGTGCGTACATGTAATTTATATgtttaacataacataataattgCACAATCTGAAAATTATCTTTGGCATTTGTTGCCTTGGATAAGATAATTGTGCAGACAGCAATAAGGTACGTTTTGCTTATCGCCAACTCTATGTTGTTGTGCAATAAAACCAATGTGCCAACACTAAGCACACAAGAGTCATACTAGTGGATAATACCCTGCTTTAAAGATTTTAATGCAAGTATTATTAAATTCATCTTTCACAGACTGGAAGGAGCAAAGGCTATGGATTTGTGGAGTTTGAGTGTGATGAGGTGGCTAAGATTGTGGCTGAGACCATGAACAACTACCTTATTGGAGAACGGCTTATAAAGTGTGAGTTGAGAGTGGAAAAGattttgcatgtatattttttttttacataatatgttaTCTAAACATTACTGTGTTTTGTCCTGTATAGGTCATGTGATGCCACCTGAGAAGGTCCATGAAAAGCTATTCGTAGGTTCCAGGTTGGTCTTCAAGAAGCCAATGCAGCCTGCAGTTGTTCGTTATAACAAACAGCATGGGGAAGAAGATCTGAAGAAACTTGGTGCAAAGCTTTTAAGCAAAGAGTCTAAGCTACGCAAGAGACTGGCGGCAAAGGGCATTGACTATGATTTCCCAGGATTTGTAAGTactatgttgttatttttaatcagaacatttaaaggaaaatttactcacctttaggCTATCCAAGATGTCGATAGGTTTGTTTCTTCACCggaacacatttggagaaatgtagcgttacatcacttgctcaccaatgggtccTCTGCAGAGAATAGCTATGGTCAGAGTAacagtccaaacagttgataaaaacataataattcacATCGCTCCAGTCCATTACTTAATTTCAGAGaattgaaaagctgcatgtttgtgaatCCTCATTAAGGCATTTTATCTCATATTTTGACCATCACTTCTGGTCAAACTAATAACCATAATAAGAGTCCGTagtaacacttcctccagtgaaaccAGGGTGAACAAGTGCTCTAATGCTAAACTTCTCTGAATCtcttctgaagaagaaacaaacacctATGTaaattcttgggtgaactatttctttaaaatgccttttgttgtattttagttTGAccatgttgtcttttttttgttgttgttgttttttcaggcaGCTCAGATCCCTGCCAAGAAAGCCCAATCTGAAGCCGATGTTTCAGTATGCAGTGAGGTAAGATtataggggtgtaacggttcacaaAATCCACGGTTTGGTTCGATACGACACAGTGGTGTCACGGTTCGGTACAGGGGTAATTGGTTACCTcgcaatgttaaaaatatttctgttttaaaccacaaaagtgagccaatggatatcacacacaagcaacgtgcaaactttgcACAAGAGTTATCCTGGTGAATGTCTTAATCTCAGTCAATTCACTATATGcagaaagtaaaagtaaaaatggaaTGACGGAGCTTTCAGCATCTGATGCCGCATATTCCCTCAGAGACAGCGAATCTACTTCGACATATGCTGATAACAGTATATATCtacctgtttttatttattcccttaatatttctaatattacatagtgggaaaaaaaatgagaagaaatgtattttgtgttaaacgggttgtttttgaaagttggtgcttgaaataaaagctttttatgtcattgatttttattgatgatTGCAGTGTTGATATTTTAATTGTAGGCCTATAAATCATTGTACTGTATAATAGACCTgtattaaaataccttttttaaaaacattttaattgaggaGTAAATGTATAGCCTAATCTTTTATCTTAGCAGCACGTCAGTTATTTGGTAATTATTACAgggcaaattaatttaaatttaataggcctaataaaagtcacttcataataataataaaaataagaatgttacaggcctacattaattgaaaattaataattgaaaatgaatgtgcaCCAAACCGAAAGCCTCATACCGAACAGttgaatataaatacatgtatCGTAAAGATTAAGTATTTCagttaagtgttttttatttgttttttttccattgattttttGGGCATATGCTTGGCACAGACTGAAAATTACCTCAGTTATACCCATTGACTGAAGTAAGATAACTGTGCCGACAGAAACTGGTACATTTTAAGCTTATTGTTAGTCACTGTGACTCACAATGAAACCCATGTGCCAACATTTACCGTAATAAATGACTAGGATATGTAGTCTTATGCTACTAGTGTTTAAAAGACGATTTATTTGCATTTAGGATGTCACACCAGTGTGCACACCATCAGTTTTGGAGAGGAGGAAGTCGATCAGagttgaggatgatgatgttgatgacgAAATAGTCATCAAAGCCAAATCCGTTCCAGAAAACAGCGAGGGTGTGGAAGATAGCGAGGAAGAgtctgatgaagatgaagaggaggaggttGAAGAGGAGCATACGACTTAAAAGGAGGATTTAATGACTAATAAAAAGACTTCAGTCCCTGTTTTAGATGGGACACTGGACTCAATGTTTGAGCCATTTGTATGTGATTAGATCAGTCCTCACAGTGGCTGGAGAAGAGGATCATAAACATTATCCTGATTATCAGGCATCTGTTTTGAGGTGTGTTTTATGCAGATGTACCGATTAGCTTTGAGGTGTATAATGTGGTCTTCCGGAGGTTGATAAAATCAGATTGACTGtgtaatacacaaaatatatattgtgttcaTTTGAAGATTCAATGGTAGGATGGATGTCATTGTATTTCTGACACATTATTTTGGTGTTATGTATTCTTTCCAGTACTATCTTCAGACATATTGGTAAAACATGTGCTTAACCCTCAAAAGGGTatcaaataaatgtctttattgcttTGTAAAGCTATTTTGAGTAAATTCTTTTGTTTGGTGTAAATTGTCTCTATGACAACTTGCATGTAGGTTTAGGGGTGTTATGGAAGAAATGGAGAtcaatgaaaatgcatttaacagAATAAACCCTAGATGGAGCCAGGAGTCGTTTTCCATCGCCTGCGTTTAATgatatggcaagccattttaatatttgttccTTAAAACAGGAGTCTTCAACtgtgctcctggagagctactgtcctgcagattgcagctccaaccccaatcaaacacacctgaaccagctaataaagGTGTTTAGggatacttgataattacagacaggtgtgttggagcagggttggaactgaagtctgcaggatagtagctctccaggagcagggttggagatcacTGCCTTAAAA
This genomic stretch from Cyprinus carpio isolate SPL01 chromosome B9, ASM1834038v1, whole genome shotgun sequence harbors:
- the LOC109079343 gene encoding MKI67 FHA domain-interacting nucleolar phosphoprotein-like; the protein is MTEGKSSEKPAKNLLALNPKEEAEFQKKVQQVKNRPKKVQSLSPGVLYVGHLPRGLFERQLKSYFQQFGKVTRIRVSRSKKTGRSKGYGFVEFECDEVAKIVAETMNNYLIGERLIKCHVMPPEKVHEKLFVGSRLVFKKPMQPAVVRYNKQHGEEDLKKLGAKLLSKESKLRKRLAAKGIDYDFPGFAAQIPAKKAQSEADVSVCSEDVTPVCTPSVLERRKSIRVEDDDVDDEIVIKAKSVPENSEGVEDSEEESDEDEEEEVEEEHTT